In Rattus norvegicus strain BN/NHsdMcwi chromosome 3, GRCr8, whole genome shotgun sequence, a genomic segment contains:
- the Zcchc3 gene encoding zinc finger CCHC domain-containing protein 3, giving the protein MATGSGAEEEPQRGRPELPLPARPVARAEESEGVREKMGWAQVVKNLAEKKGDFREPRRRDEAGSGASGGLGSSGSLAAPNPGDFPPAARGDPKGRRRDPTGEAADAYRKKGASSAGDPSRRKKADVSAAMPTPARSGATEDATERPLQDEPPAAGPGKGRFLVRICFQGDESACPTRDFVVGALILRSIGMDPDDIYAVIQIPGSREFDVSFRSAEKLALFLRVYEEKRELEDCWENFVVLGRSKSSLKTLFILFRNETVDVEDIVTWLKRHCDVLAVPVKVTDRFGIWTGEYKCEIELRQGEGGVRHLPGAFFLGAERGYSWYKGQPKTCFKCGSRTHMSGTCTQDRCFRCGEEGHLSPYCRKVIVCNLCGKRGHAFAQCPKAVHNSMAAQLTGLAGH; this is encoded by the coding sequence ATGGCCACCGGCAGTGGAGCGGAGGAGGAGCCACAGCGGGGTCGGCCGGAGCTCCCGCTCCCCGCGCGCCCCGTGGCCCGCGCCGAGGAATCCGAGGGCGTCCGCGAGAAGATGGGCTGGGCCCAGGTGGTTAAGAACCTGGCGGAGAAGAAGGGCGACTTCCGCGAGCCGCGGCGGCGCGACGAAGCAGGCAGCGGTGCGAGTGGCGGGCTCGGCAGCTCCGGGAGTCTGGCCGCCCCGAACCCCGGCGACTTCCCACCTGCGGCTCGCGGGGACCCAAAGGGCCGCCGCAGAGACCCTACGGGTGAGGCGGCAGACGCTTACAGGAAGAAGGGCGCGAGCAGCGCGGGAGACCCGAGTCGAAGGAAGAAGGCCGACGTGTCGGCGGCCATGCCGACCCCCGCCAGGTCCGGCGCGACCGAAGATGCAACCGAGCGGCCGCTACAGGACGAGCCACCGGCTGCTGGCCCGGGTAAGGGCCGCTTCCTCGTGCGCATCTGTTTCCAGGGAGACGAGAGTGCGTGTCCGACCCGGGACTTCGTGGTGGGTGCGCTCATCCTTCGCTCCATCGGCATGGACCCTGACGACATCTACGCAGTCATTCAGATCCCCGGCAGCCGTGAGTTCGACGTGAGCTTCCGATCCGCAGAAAAACTAGCCCTGTTTCTCCGCGTCTACGAGGAGAAGCGAGAGCTGGAGGACTGCTGGGAGAACTTTGTGGTCTTGGGGCGGAGCAAGTCCAGCTTGAAGaccctcttcatcctcttccggAACGAGACCGTGGACGTGGAGGACATCGTGACCTGGCTCAAGCGACACTGCGACGTGCTGGCCGTGCCCGTGAAAGTGACCGACAGGTTTGGGATCTGGACCGGGGAGTACAAGTGTGAGATCGAGCTGCGCCAGGGGGAGGGCGGAGTGAGGCACCTGCCCGGGGCCTTCTTCTTGGGAGCGGAGAGGGGCTACAGTTGGTACAAGGGGCAGCCCAAGACGTGCTTTAAGTGTGGTTCCCGGACCCACATGAGCGGCACCTGCACTCAGGACAGGTGTTTCAGGTGCGGGGAAGAGGGACACCTGAGCCCTTACTGCCGGAAGGTCATCGTGTGCAACCTCTGTGGCAAAAGAGGACACGCCTTTGCCCAGTGTCCCAAAGCAGTTCACAATTCCATGGCAGCTCAGCTCACCGGCTTGGCGGGACACTGA